In a genomic window of Anoxybacter fermentans:
- a CDS encoding ABC transporter permease, whose protein sequence is MRALLIGRRIILQLKGDPRFLVISIAAPCLIIYLMKVLFDTLANPFLNLNRFIIPMAGFIVFFVTFILSAIAVTRERSHQTLTRMFVNGFRRVEIIFGYLIGYISLATIQTLFIFFETIWLFQLQISTIKKIEYILIIWLLAIISIALGILISTLAQNEGQVFPFIPLIILPSIFFSGLLVKVKLLPNWAQILSKTIPFTYAYNGITGLMNDQLNEYWQNLGFLFVYGICLLVLSSLTLREFD, encoded by the coding sequence ATGAGAGCACTGCTAATTGGAAGGCGAATTATTTTACAATTAAAAGGCGATCCCCGATTTTTAGTAATTTCAATAGCTGCCCCCTGTCTGATCATCTATCTGATGAAAGTCCTTTTCGATACTCTGGCTAATCCCTTTTTAAACCTGAATCGCTTTATTATACCTATGGCTGGGTTTATCGTCTTTTTTGTCACCTTTATCCTATCAGCCATAGCTGTCACCAGGGAACGCTCCCATCAGACGTTAACCAGAATGTTTGTTAATGGTTTTCGCCGGGTTGAAATTATTTTTGGTTATCTGATTGGTTATATTAGTCTGGCAACCATCCAGACGCTCTTTATCTTTTTTGAAACCATCTGGTTATTTCAATTGCAAATCTCTACTATAAAGAAAATAGAATATATTCTTATTATCTGGCTTTTAGCTATAATCTCCATTGCTCTTGGAATTTTAATCTCCACACTGGCTCAAAATGAAGGTCAGGTCTTCCCTTTCATCCCATTAATAATCTTGCCTTCTATATTCTTCTCTGGTCTTTTAGTCAAAGTTAAACTTTTACCCAATTGGGCACAAATTTTATCAAAAACAATCCCTTTCACCTATGCTTATAATGGAATTACCGGACTGATGAACGATCAACTGAATGAATACTGGCAGAACCTGGGATTCCTCTTTGTTTACGGAATCTGCCTTTTGGTTCTTTCCAGTCTGACTCTACGCGAATTTGACTAA
- a CDS encoding DUF501 domain-containing protein — protein sequence MAKYEPLKEGDKSIITKQLGRPPRNLIGVAVRCKDGIPQVIVTHPVIFHGEYPEVFPTLYWLSCPRLVKEISRLEGTGAIEEIQDIIFNDPVLKNTLDEVYRIYADQRMALVKNPTLKLLKERHPSQYEVLLHSGVGGIMSQGIKCLHTHFADYLVNKVNPVGFLVAERLGDKINENCHQCVQE from the coding sequence TTGGCAAAATATGAGCCGTTAAAAGAAGGAGATAAATCAATTATAACCAAACAATTAGGGCGACCGCCGCGGAATTTAATAGGGGTGGCTGTCCGTTGTAAAGATGGTATACCCCAGGTGATTGTCACTCACCCGGTCATATTTCACGGAGAGTATCCAGAAGTATTTCCGACCCTCTATTGGCTTTCCTGTCCCAGGCTTGTAAAAGAGATTTCACGATTAGAAGGGACAGGAGCTATTGAAGAAATTCAGGATATAATATTTAACGATCCTGTATTAAAAAATACTTTGGATGAGGTTTATCGGATATATGCTGACCAGAGGATGGCCCTGGTTAAGAATCCAACCTTAAAGCTTTTAAAAGAACGTCATCCATCTCAATATGAGGTACTCCTCCATTCTGGTGTAGGAGGTATAATGAGTCAGGGAATTAAGTGCTTGCATACCCATTTTGCAGATTATCTGGTCAATAAGGTTAATCCTGTTGGATTCCTTGTGGCAGAGCGATTGGGAGATAAGATAAATGAAAACTGTCATCAGTGTGTTCAAGAATAA